From one Vicia villosa cultivar HV-30 ecotype Madison, WI unplaced genomic scaffold, Vvil1.0 ctg.000032F_1_1_3, whole genome shotgun sequence genomic stretch:
- the LOC131622598 gene encoding uncharacterized protein LOC131622598, translating to MPRSSKHKSSKHSSREYSDSERDSGVKDRKSKDERESSAKVVKDSSSVEKRRLDSKEVHGNGEFSDEYGSSSKRRRESGGDRWNGGDEGSKKSKAIGDSKSGKRRDGSVGGHGEGEEVKRSSGKHKDSSSAGRKENLEKDRKFKEGRIEESVDEPEQRASKQVLENNDSKKTDELRSPEQDIQLERRLRKKRDGYGDGDKHQDEVGDGYDRHLSSRDDTAKDGKKRDDRRNEEKYRDKYREEKDKENKHRHDKQRDERPAKDHTTIRADEKHSREEKNNVESRPKRTKHPESDRDHYRDRDGERDRDFEYVRDRERRHERDHDYDYDRDHDYDRDRDRDWDWDRERDFDRERDRDRDRHRDRDGSHGDDRSGRGKDGGTKKRTLDDRDDYNDSKARAVKSYYPDTEKRSLTSSRAESDIDRGRSLPRQAHADSTGTSSKHRSSPASNAHIGKDEYRNANADDTKYRDSTIEPRTKSSRDGYSGISDRGPKYKQMEKPIKTDDYPAGDLATERSSSAKASPMGLMERSPPSTSIERRYMNKSVVKRNLEIDESGRRSSTDARDVSSDDRLGRELTLDKSLLDEPSQADTNFYGRNQNNLPVIPPPHGFRAALDRPYMSSLEDDGRDNSNTRYRRSNEPAFGRVHGGNSWRAAPNWSSHVPNGFVPFPPGPGHGGFQTMIPQFSSQPLFGVRAPLDVNHAGIPYHIADADRFPGHLRPLGWPNMMDGTGPAHLHGWDNNNNGISRDDPHMYGGSDWDRSRHPTNSHGWESGSENWKEQNSDSKKDLPSPACKDESVPALVDNGMPHQTTRASQDEHKHDESHEKSPETKLSSVSSPSKVPLNSLTTADFEKVPDTVTPEDNSSLFTRFYLSKLDISEDLVLPKLYDQCVCALNVGKKASNDVVASTELTMKNGSRAQQKYAATFARHSPFPVVDNSIYQRAMDLYKKHRVKLPSKGDVDIFAASKANQVMDESVPISSLENRQVSVSASDAIKDAPTPVLPPREVETLSPAKEQLEEINQTCSPMEQDGDCTHTLKIDMSSPSSGPENQEAAVAALPKEEDKVTLDQLSSGDAEDNHSIEAKSEAPLAPSLHEECESMNIEATITGFSQYPDEKLGFGDTKGNPLVFEDGSPKACDALMLGSNESESLIISRIHDSPESTH from the exons ATGCCGCGAAGTTCGAAGCATAAATCTAGTAAGCATAGTTCGAGGGAGTACTCTGACTCTGAGAGAGATTCTGGTGTTAAAGATCGGAAGAGTAAGGATGAGAGGGAGAGTTCTGCTAAGGTGGTGAAGGATTCGAGTTCGGTTGAGAAGAGGAGATTGGATTCGAAGGAGGTGCACGGGAACGGTGAGTTTTCTGACGAGTATGGTTCGTCATCGAAGCGGCGGAGGGAGAGTGGAGGAGATAGGTGGAATGGTGGTGATGAAGGGTCGAAGAAATCGAAGGCCATTGGGGATTCCAAGAGCGGTAAGAGGAGGGATGGGAGTGTGGGAGGTCATGGTGAAGGAGAGGAGGTGAAGAGGAGCAGTGGGAAGCATAAGGATTCTTCGTCGGCTGGTCGGAAGGAGAACTTGGAGAAGGATAGGAAGTTTAAAGAAGGTAGAATCGAGGAATCTGTTGATGAACCAGAGCAGCGCGCATCCAAGCAAGTGCTTGAGAATAATG ATTCCAAAAAAACAGACGAGTTGCGAAGCCCTGAACAAGATATCCAGCTTGAGAGGCGATTGAGGAAGAAAAGAGATGGCTATGGTGATGGGGATAAGCATCAAGATGAGGTCGGAGATGGTTATGACAGGCATTTATCTTCTAGGGATGACACTGCCAAGGATGGAAAAAAAAGGGATGATAGGCGAAACGAAGAAAAATATAGAGACAAATATAGGGAGGAAAAGGACAAGGAGAACAAACATCGGCATGACAAGCAACGTGACGAGCGTCCAGCAAAAGACCATACTACCATTAGGGCTGATGAGAAACACTCAAGGGAAGAAAAGAATAATGTAGAATCACGACCAAAGAGAACCAAGCATCCAGAGAGCGATAGGGACCATTATCGTGATCGAGACGGAGAACGAGACCGTGATTTTGAATATGTTCGTGATCGTGAGCGCCGCCATGAGCGTGATCATGATTATGATTATGACAGGGATCATGATTATGACAGAGATAGAGATAGAGATTGGGACTGGGACCGTGAACGGGATTTTGACCGTGAACGAGACAGGGACCGTGATCGTCATCGCGACCGCGATGGTTCACATGGGGATGATAGAAGTGGAAGAGGCAAAGATGGCGGGACAAAGAAAAGAACGTTAGATGATCGTGATGATTATAATGATTCTAAAGCTAGAGCAGTTAAAAGCTACTATCCTGACACAGAGAAGAGGAGTTTGACCAGCAGTAGGGCTGAATCTGATATTGACAGGGGAAGGTCTCTACCCCGACAAGCTCATGCAGATTCAACTGGAACTAGCAGTAAACACAGATCTTCTCCTGCATCCAATGCACATATTGGAAAAGATGAATATAg AAATGCAAATGCTGATGATACAAAGTATAGAGACTCAACTATAGAACCGAGAACCAAATCCTCAAGAGATGGTTACTCCGGGATTTCAGATAGAGGCCCTAAATACAAACAAATGGAGAAACCCATTAAAACAGATGATTATCCTGCTGGAGACCTGGCAACTGAAAGGTCTTCCAGTGCCAAGGCTTCGCCAATGGGCTTGATGGAAAGATCTCCTCCCTCAACAAGCATTGAACGCAGATATATGAATAAAAGTGTTGTTAAACGGAATCTTGAAATTGATGAAAGTGGAAGAAGGAGCAGTACCGATGCAAGAGATGTCTCTTCCGATGATAGACTTGGCCGTGAGTTGACTCTAGATAAATCACTATTGGACGAGCCCTCTCAAGCAGACACTAATTTTTATGGTAGGAATCAGAACAATTTGCCAGTAATTCCTCCCCCACATGGTTTCAGAGCTGCACTAGACAGACCCTATATGAGTTCTTTAGAGGATGATGGTAGAGATAACTCTAATACACGATACAGGAGAAGTAATGAACCTGCCTTTGGAAGAGTGCATGGGGGCAATTCTTGGAGGGCAGCTCCAAACTGGAGTTCACATGTACCAAATGGATTTGTTCCCTTCCCACCTGGGCCGGGTCATGGAGGTTTTCAAACAATGATTCCACAGTTTTCATCTCAACCTCTCTTTGGCGTTAGGGCTCCATTGGATGTTAACCATGCTGGTATTCCCTACCATATTGCTGATGCTGACAGGTTTCCAGGTCACTTGCGCCCACTTGGGTGGCCAAATATGATGGATGGTACAGGTCCTGCTCATCTGCATGGATGGGATAACAACAATAATGGGATTTCAAGAGATGATCCTCATATGTATGGTGGTTCTGATTGGGACAGAAGCAGGCACCCAACAAATAGCCATGGATGGGAGTCTGGTTCAGAGAATTGGAAAGAACAGAATAGCGATTCAAAGAAAGACTTGCCTTCACCAGCCTGCAAAGATGAATCAGTTCCTGCTCTTGTTGACAATGGCATGCCTCACCAGACCACTCGGGCATCTCAGGACGAACACAAACATGATGAATCTCATGAAAAATCTCCTGAAACAAAGTTGTCCAGTGTCAGTTCTCCAAGTAAAGTACCTTTGAACTCCTTGACCACAGCTGATTTTGAAAAGGTGCCTGATACTGTGACACCTGAAGACAATTCTTCTCTTTTTACCCGTTTCTACCTTTCCAAACTTGACATTTCAGAAGACTTAGTACTGCCAAAGTTGTATGACCAGTGTGTATGTGCTCTGAATGTTGGCAAGAAAGCGTCCAATGATGTTGTTGCTAGTACTGAACTAACCATGAAG AATGGTTCAAGGGCACAACAGAAATACGCTGCCACTTTTGCCAGACATTCACCCTTTCCAGTAGTTGATAATTCTATCTACCAG AGAGCCATGGATCTATACAAGAAGCATCGGGTGAAACTACCTAGTAAGGGGGATGTAGATATATTTGCGGCATCCAAGGCCAACCAGGTAATGGACGAGTCAGTTCCTATTTCCAGTTTGGAGAATAGGCAAGTTTCTGTCTCAGCTTCTGATGCAATAAAAGATGCGCCAACACCTGTATTACCACCAAGGGAAGTCGAAACTCTATCTCCTGCAAAGGAGCAGTTGGAAGAGATCAATCAAACTTGCAGTCCAATGGAGCAAGATGGTGATTGTACCCATACTTTGAAGATAGACATGTCTAGTCCATCATCTGGGCCCGAGAACCAAGAGGCAGCTGTAGCAGCTTTGCCAAAGGAAGAGGATAAAGTCACACTTGATCAGCTGAGTTCAGGGGATGCTGAGGACAATCACTCCATTGAAGCAAAAAGTGAAGCACCGTTGGCCCCGAGTTTGCATGAAGAATGTGAGAGTATGAATATTGAAGCCACAATTACTGGTTTTTCCCAATATCCGGATGAAAAACTGGGTTTTGGTGATACAAAGGGTAATCCTTTAGTTTTTGAGGATGGGTCTCCCAAAGCTTGTGATGCTTTGATGCTTGGTTCAAATGAGTCTGAGTCACTAATAATTAGCCGGATACATGATTCTCCTGAAAGTACACATTGA
- the LOC131622599 gene encoding probable plastid-lipid-associated protein 14, chloroplastic, with protein MALCRTGPYPIMESNSLAYSHRNLFVLPVPLHFARHRQSSNEGKRKHKGVCSSSLHGAASPSSMESHEEDLSAFSVCLEEETDHVVRFKMSDFKVLDHVSIGLGGRADEVVFEGEVKDSGSPLYNTRVILRQLYSTQAQRRGKRAIEVLKKLVRRKLLYHSYSMQVLGYISLPASDDSGSFILVHGYHGSFSLRHWLQQSDWLQTLEATLALDEESVRKVGEDTTGGPAISRQLRLIRMLMRDLLIGVNYLHSHGLAHTELRLENVHISPIDRHIKVGILGNAADFCEDGSNSGSMENMDRRQMMIAFDMRCVGFIMAKMVMGELMDPLIFAKFKSFLTKGNDPSCLRQLMLEILGRNSPYGNAGLQMLDRNWGAGWHLLSLLLATKPSERISCLDALRHPFLCGPRWRVVPSMDIIRWGLGCTAMRISEEYIYRQPQRSRLAHFIDLLEMLNPNPKPKNWLELLPGKWRLLYCTGKHVGLTLRQPTVRVLVGDLHLTVKRESMLKSNLSFVTDIGFRVMIGQDWPHDKAGKRGRVQVSSSFTLRAGRRLYLKQDNISEKLSFGPSGNEEALAQKFTSKKWRKITPFKEFPSSLPAAKLASGDLDVTMNLDDPLNQNIDTAKNVLQELRTQIPPELFDLSKVVCGTYVDSRLLILRGVNGSALLFTRSFVDTDSSS; from the exons ATGGCACTGTGTAGAACTGGGCCATACCCAATTATGGAGAGTAATAGCCTAGCTTATTCGCATAgaaatttgtttgttttaccCGTTCCTCTGCATTTCGCTAGACATAGACAATCATCTAATGAAGGCAAGAGAAAGCACAAAGGAGTATGCAGTTCATCATTACATGGAGCTGCATCTCCTTCTTCCATGGAATCACATGAAGAGGATCTCAGCGCCTTTTCCGTTTGCTTGGAGGAGGAAACTGATCATGTTGTGAGGTTCAAAATGTCGGATTTTAAGGTTTTAGATCATGTTAGCATTGGCCTCGGTGGAAGG GCAGATGAGGTGGTTTTTGAAGGGGAGGTGAAGGATAGTGGTAG CCCTTTGTATAACACACGAGTCATACTTAGACAGCTTTATAGTACCCAAGCTCAGCGTCGAGGAAAACGAGCAATAGAG GTGTTGAAGAAGCTGGTTCGCCGTAAACTTTTATATCATTCTTACTCAATGCAAGTTCTTGGGTATATCTCTTTGCCTGCAAGTGATGATAGTGGTTCATTCATCCTAGTACATGGG TATCATGGTAGTTTTTCTTTGAGACACTGGCTTCAACAGTCAGATTGGCTTCAAACTTTAGAGGCCACTCTTGCATTGGACGAAGAGTCTGTTAGGAAGGTAGGAGAAGACACAACTGGAGGTCCTGCAATTTCTAGGCAATTGCGTCTTATTCGAATGTTGATGAGAGATCTTCTAATTGGA GTAAATTACCTGCATAGTCATGGTCTTGCCCATACAGAGTTGAGGCTGGAAAATGTGCATATAAGCCCAATAGATCGACATATCAAA GTAGGTATTCTGGGAAATGCTGCTGACTTTTGCGAGGATGGTTCAAATAGTGGCTCAATGGAAAACATGGACAGGCGACAAATGATGATTGCATTTGACATGAG ATGTGTGGGTTTCATAATGGCAAAAATGGTAATGGGAGAACTTATGGATCCTTTGATCTTTGCAAAGTTCAAATCGTTCCTCACAAAG GGGAATGATCCTTCTTGTTTGCGACAGCTTATGCTGGAAATCCTTGGTAGAAATTCTCCATATGGAAATGCTGGCTTACAA ATGCTTGATAGGAACTGGGGTGCTGGTTGGCACCTTTTATCTTTATTGCTTGCAACCAAACCTTCTGAGAGGATAAG TTGTTTGGATGCTCTAAGGCACCCATTCCTTTGTGGGCCAAGATGGCGAGTAGTCCCATCAATGGATATTATCAGATGGGGTCTGGGTTGTACTGCAATGCGTATTAGTGAGGAGTACATTTATCGTCAGCCTCAG CGCAGTAGGCTTGCCCACTTCATTGACTTGTTGGAGATGTTGAATCCTAATCCAAAGCCAAAG AATTGGCTGGAGCTGCTTCCAGGCAAATGGCGTCTATTGTACTGCACTGGGAAGCATGTTGGGCTGACTCTTCGACAACCTACAGTCCGTGTACTAGTTGGAGATTTGCATTTAACTGTTAAAAGAGAATCAATGTTGAAGTCAAACCTTTCCTTCGTCACTGACATTGGATTCAGAGTCATGATTGGTCAGGACTGGCCTCATGACAAAGCTGGTAAAAGAGGAAGAGTGCAGGTGAGCTCTTCATTCACACTAAGAGCTGGGAGACGGTTATATCTGAAGCAAGACAATATCTCTGAGAAGCTCTCCTTTGGCCCTTCCGGCAATGAGGAGGCTTTAGCTCAGAAATTTACTAGCAAGAAATGGAGAAAAATAACTCCTTTCAAGGAGTTTCCATCAAGTCTCCCTGCAGCCAAGCTTGCATCGGGTGATCTTGATGTGACAATGAATCTTGACGATCCTTTAAATCAAAACATTGATACAGCAAAAAATGTTCTTCAAGAACTAAGAACACAAATCCCCCCTGAATTATTTGATCTGTCAAAGGTTGTGTGTGGAACTTATGTGGACTCAAGGCTGCTAATTCTTCGAGGGGTTAATGGATCAGCTCTCCTATTTACAAGGTCTTTTGTGGATACTGACAGTTCTAGCTAA
- the LOC131622615 gene encoding uncharacterized protein LOC131622615 has protein sequence MDDPFDSSVNLEETHLKEGYDKGYNDGFVAGKEEGKQVGLKVGFEIGEELSFYSGCIHIWTSAIQIDPMAFSSRAKTAISQMHDLIQKYPIMDPEDLQVQEIMGSGSSSR, from the coding sequence ATGGATGATCCGTTTGATTCTTCAGTAAATTTGGAGGAGACTCATTTGAAAGAAGGGTACGACAAAGGCTACAATGACGGCTTTGTTGCCGGCAAGGAGGAGGGAAAGCAGGTTGGGCTTAAGGTCGGTTTTGAGATTGGTGAAGAACTCAGCTTCTACAGCGGATGTATCCACATCTGGACATCTGCCATCCAGATTGATCCGATGGCGTTCTCTTCCCGGGCCAAAACTGCTATTTCCCAGATGCATGACTTGATCCAAAAATACCCTATCATGGATCCTGAAGATTTGCAGGTGCAAGAAATCATGGGATCAGGCTCAAGTTCAAGATGA